From one Pseudoliparis swirei isolate HS2019 ecotype Mariana Trench chromosome 5, NWPU_hadal_v1, whole genome shotgun sequence genomic stretch:
- the lepr gene encoding leptin receptor, translating into MLWPSVWTVLMLVLLLSRGARCVEPEEEEEEEEEEGPSALDLPWQDELCCDSPAAHLTNRSEPDLPQDPVCSFRGSTSQSGPHESSGVHTGACLDILCTIDGHREHLRCDLRPLLPPSSPVHAGPVAVSLRRLSSRRDAAEAKDGTAAPRDPVVCHGKDAFACSLAVGSAARFVAVVTVSISAALAPPVLLRIPQRPVRPSPPVHLSHLQTLQAELVLHWDDPPGSVGPLRYEVRHAPSAARPAWQVASSPAASMLSLDLKPRLNYTVQVRCSGPDEPPGWSGWSAPHHIYLNAVSYIPEKVVARPGDNVTVHCVFNDRGVNASAAVWRLNFQRLQRGLYHPVSQRVSRVTVRPSEARLYDLLQCTEEWAGPYSQVYVDGASIDINCVTNGDIDAMDCSWKNTQLTNPKFRSRWADLPCDVMEARERAGEEVGEVGPACPQVQSKRGSCSIRPLRMNCYRLWLEVPSRLGPVRTKPTYLTPIDHVKPHTPTNVRAVSRSGGVLEVSWEPPPLPAEGLQCQIGYRSPSAGRAQPEWKTQSPVRVSWTEVSVSSDMCRVYAAQVRCMHTNGTGYWSEWSDAVYSAPQNSRAPERGPDFWRVIQDEPYGNQTNVTLLFEQLRIPARSYCVDGFIVRRRTSTGSVTRQQMDVASSFSFQWDQEPHTVTVEAFNDLGSSAHNVNMTLERRPRRRVVRSFGVSVVNSTCVSLSWSLLDDVSAVPLFMVVQWSLVPGHHEGRTGATWTRLPYTDSPVHLRGDFFGSEQSGFSLYPVFADGEAEPMYATATRRDPAASLMLLAISFLFLVLFVTLILSQNQMKKFVWKEVPDPNKCSWARGLDFNKTDTFDHLLHLPECPAAWQLLLPPENISKVAVVDKIDLSALTSASVRADPRRPPGSNLEVNREAREGERLRGRAPSSPRRDRLQRDGPPADLKDGSAPSSVAYATVLLSDPKQQHLHLHLHNKSGSGSSSGDEGNFSADNSDISDSSHGGGGLWAPDDPRRSRSYTSVEELSEGEEEEEEEARGEKDVSYLEMEYPAEDSEVDDEAQTGDEEEEETSAEPPGDVGADGEGRSAESSPLLGDGESSERASSPLYLPQFRTTRRQTALAQTGFK; encoded by the exons AT GCTTTGGCCCAGCGTGTGGACGGTCCTGATGCTCGTCCTGCTGCTCTCTCGCG GTGCTCGGTGTGtggagccagaggaggaggaagaggaggaggaggaggaggggccttCTGCCCTGGACCTCCCCTGGCAGGATGAGCTGTGCTGtgactcacctgcagcccacctCACAAACCGGTCTGAACCGGACCTCCCACAGGACCCCGTCTGCAGCTTCAGGGGCTCGACTAGCCAATCAGGACCTCACGAGTCCTCTGGCGTCCACACTG GCGCCTGTTTGGACATACTGTGCACCATCGATGGACATCGGGAACATTTGAGATGTGACCTCCGACCTCTCCTTCCACCGTCGAgcccggtgcatgctggtccggtGGCAGTTAGTCTCCGGCGACTCTC GTCACGGAGAGACGCCGCGGAGGCGAAGGACGGGACTGCGGCGCCCAGGGATCCCGTTGTCTGCCACGGGAAGGACGCCTTCGCGTGTTCGCTCGCCGTCGGCTCCGCCGCGCGCTTCGTCGCCGTGGTAACCGTCAGCATCTCCGCCGCCCTCGCTCCGCCCGTTCTCCTCAGGATTCCCCAGCGACCGG TGAGACCGAGTCCTCCagtccacctgtctcacctgcagACCCTCCAGGCCGAGCTGGTTCTGCACTGGGACGACCCGCCGGGCTCCGTCGGCCCGCTCAGATACGAAGTGCGTCACGCGCCCAGCGCCGCCCGCCCGGCGTGGCAG gtggcGTCCTCCCCTGCAGCCTCCATGTTGTCTCTGGATCTGAAGCCCAGACTGAACTACACGGTCCAGGTCCGATGCTCCGGCCCGGACGAGCCTCCAGGGTGGAGCGGGTGGAGCGCACCGCACCACATCTACCTAAATG cggtgAGCTACATCCCTGAGAAGGTGGTGGCGCGGCCAGGGGACAACGTGACGGTGCACTGCGTGTTCAACGACCGCGGCGTGAACGCCAGCGCCGCCGTGTGGAGACTCAACTTCCAGCGGCTTCAGCGCGGACTGTACCACCCGGTCAGCCAGCGG GTGAGCCGGGTCACAGTCCGTCCTTCCGAGGCCCGGCTGTACGACCTGCTGCAGTGCACGGAGGAGTGGGCCGGCCCGTACAGCCAGGTGTACGTAGACG GAGCCTCCATCGATATAAACTGCGTAACCAACGGCGATATCGATGCTATGGACTGCAGCTGGAAGAACACACAGCTGACTAACCCTAAGTTCAGGTCGAG GTGGGCCGACTTGCCGTGCGACGTGATGGAGGCGAGGGAGAGAGCCGGGGAGGAAGTGGGGGAGGTGGGGCCGGCTTGCCCTCAGGTTCAATCCAAGAGGGGAAGCTGCAGCATCCGGCCTCTGAGGATGAACTGCTACCGGCTGTGGCTGGAGGTGCCGTCCCGCCTGGGTCCCGTCAGGACTAAACCCACCTACCTGACGCCCATAGATCACG TAAAGCCCCATACGCCCACTAATGTGAGGGCGGTGAGCCGGAGCGGTGGGGTCCTGGAGGTCTCGTGGGAGCCTCCGCCTCTGCCTGCCGAGGGGCTCCAGTGTCAGATCGGCTACCGCTCGCCCTCCGCTGGACGAGCCCAGCCGGAGTGGAAG ACTCAGAGTCCGGTGCGTGTTTCCTGGACGGAGGTGTCGGTGTCGTCGGACATGTGTCGGGTCTACGCGGCGCAGGTGCGCTGCATGCACACCAACGGCACCGGCTATTGGAGCGAATGGAGCGACGCCGTCTACTCGGCGCCTCAGAACAGCAGAG CTCCGGAGCGCGGTCCGGATTTCTGGAGAGTCATTCAAGACGAGCCGTACGGAAACCAGACTAATGTGACTCTGCTATTTGAG CAACTCCGAATACCAGCGCGTTCGTACTGCGTGGATGGATTCATAGTCCGGCGCCGGACGTCGACCGGCTCGGTGACGAGGCAGCAGATGGACGTGGCGTCCTCCTTCAGCTTCCAGTGGGACCAGGAGCCCCACACGGTGACCGTGGAGGCCTTCAACGATCTGGGGAGCTCCGCTCACAACGTCAACATGACGCTGGAAAGGCGACCCCGAC gCCGCGTTGTTCGTTCATTCGGCGTCTCGGTTGTCAACAGCACCTGCGTGTCTCTGTCCTGGAGCCTGTTGGACGACGTCTCCGCCGTCCCTCTGTTcatggtggtccagtggtcacTGGTACCGGGTCATCACGAGGGCCGGACCGGCGCCACGTGGACCAGACTGCCGTACACGGACAGCCCCGTACATCTGAGAG GTGATTTCTTCGGCTCCGAGCAGTCGGGCTTCTCCTTGTACCCCGTGTTTGCTGACGGAGAGGCGGAGCCAATGTACGCAACAG CCACCAGACGAGACCCCGCGGCCTCCCTGATGCTGCTGgccatctccttcctcttcctcgtcctcttcgtcACCCTCATCCTCTCCCAGAACCA GATGAAGAAGTTTGTGTGGAAGGAGGTTCCCGACCCGAACAAATGCTCCTGGGCCAGAGGCCTCGACTTCAATAag ACGGACACCTTTGACCACTTGTTGCATCTCCCAGAATGCCCGGCGGCCTGGCAGCTGCTGCTCCCACCTGAGAACATTTCCAAAGTCGCCGTAGTCGACAAGATCGATCTCTCCGCTCTGACTTCGGCGTCGGTCCGAGCCGACCCGCGCCGACCCCCGGGGTCAAACCTGGAGGTCAACCGAGAGGCCCGGGAGGGTGAGCGGCTCCGTGGCCGAGCTCCTTCAAGCCCGAGACGCGATCGGTTACAGCGTGACGGTCCGCCGGCGGACCTCAAAGACGGCTCCGCTCCGTCTTCGGTCGCGTACGCCACGGTGCTGCTCTCGGATCCGAAGCAGcagcatcttcatcttcatcttcacaacaagagcggcagcggcagcagctccGGCGACGAGGGCAATTTCTCCGCCGACAACTCGGACATCTCCGACTCTTCCCACGGTGGCGGCGGCCTGTGGGCGCCGGACGACCCGCGGCGCTCCCGCTCCTACACCTCCGTGGAGGAGCTCTCCGAaggcgaagaagaggaggaggaggaggcgagaggagagaaagacgtGTCCTATCTAGAGATGGAGTATCCGGCGGAGGACAGCGAGGTCGACGACGAGGCGCAGACgggagacgaagaagaagaggagacgagcGCCGAGCCGCCGGGCGATGTGGGAGCGGACGGAGAGGGCCGCTCGGCGGAGTCGAGCCCGTTGCTAGGCGACGGGGAATCGAGCGAGCGAGCCTCGTCTCCGCTTTACCTGCCTCAGTTCAGAACTACGAGACGACAAACCGCCCTCGCACAGACGGGATTTAAATGA